A single Hippocampus zosterae strain Florida chromosome 17, ASM2543408v3, whole genome shotgun sequence DNA region contains:
- the LOC127590478 gene encoding uncharacterized protein LOC127590478, whose amino-acid sequence MTMSGGLALCCAALLLSITSAACAIPRLNSINDLKKVNFGQAVPKHSLVLLHWFANIIDIDNNDVIRLNFDPNLGTYGSHHYGNYERMLNPLPPGYRYYTLGNVNQGQSDLPDYVLNPPDGAFRGRNRDRIIFRMREHDTGWQNDETADEVYITQHYENSYEGTRYDPAHTYQITINLLREIRQFSAEDNQSNSLTELREAFGSNIDDSQLRSLKITWRELACLGLLLYMVLEEKYQRHNKPPPAAKRNVQPHCVVDIPENRENHRDVLKSWRQSHGGGGIQLEVTTESKGKAGILWRGVPKHRLKEGAMVVLYKDNNAQEAMYSHVITSDSGQVNTSVALNVGLQARLHKTKRKFCFWTVPAEEICRGEEIRNPEKVRIHGYDASLQLFVKDGKACARLFVNRAFENWKTEFKTSWVGFYANSNKSTEEYDWWQWQWATKFKPASIPHDHYHDVYEYHSSMPIAPEVQARFILRDEIVLAQTPSWS is encoded by the coding sequence ATGACGATGTCGGGAGGTCTTGCGCTTTGCTGTGCTGCTCTGCTTCTTTCCATCACCTCCGCCGCCTGTGCCATTCCGAGGCTCAACTCCATCAATGATTTAAAGAAGGTCAACTTTGGCCAAGCGGTGCCCAAACACAGCCTGGTGCTGCTCCACTGGTTTGCCAACATCATTGATATTGACAACAACGATGTCATACGGCTGAATTTCGACCCAAACCTCGGAACGTACGGTTCGCACCACTACGGAAACTACGAGAGGATGTTGAACCCGCTGCCTCCGGGATACCGCTACTACACCCTCGGTAATGTCAACCAAGGCCAATCGGATCTTCCCGATTATGTCCTCAACCCACCAGACGGGGCGTTTCGAGGAAGAAACAGAGACCGAATCATATTCCGAATGCGGGAGCACGACACGGGCTGGCAAAACGACGAGACAGCCGATGAAGTCTATATCACACAGCATTATGAAAATTCTTATGAGGGGACGCGTTATGATCCCGCCCACACGTACCAGATCACAATCAACCTCTTGAGGGAAATCAGACAGTTTTCGGCGGAAGACAACCAAAGCAACTCGTTGACGGAGCTCCGGGAAGCCTTTGGAAGCAACATCGACGATTCGCAGTTGCGCTCGCTCAAAATCACGTGGCGTGAACTCGCTTGCCTCGGACTGCTGTTGTACATGGTCCTGGAGGAAAAATACCAACGGCACAACAAACCGCCGCCCGCGGCCAAAAGAAACGTGCAGCCTCATTGCGTCGTCGATATTCCGGAAAACAGAGAAAACCACCGCGACGTTCTAAAAAGCTGGCGACAATCACACGGTGGAGGCGGTATTCAACTTGAAGTGACGACAGAATCCAAGGGAAAAGCTGGGATTCTTTGGCGCGGTGTTCCCAAACACCGCCTCAAGGAAGGCGCGATGGTGGTGCTGTATAAGGACAATAACGCCCAGGAAGCCATGTATTCTCATGTGATCACTAGCGATTCGGGCCAGGTCAACACCTCCGTAGCCCTGAATGTCGGCCTCCAGGCGCGGCTCCATAAGACAAAGAGAAAGTTCTGTTTCTGGACGGTACCGGCTGAGGAGATATGCAGAGGAGAGGAGATTCGAAATCCGGAAAAAGTCCGGATACACGGCTACGACGCGAGCCTACAACTATTCGTGAAGGACGGCAAGGCTTGCGCTCGCTTGTTTGTCAACAGGGCGTTCGAAAATTGGAAAACGGAGTTCAAAACGTCCTGGGTGGGCTTCTACGCCAATTCAAACAAATCCACTGAAGAATATGATTGGTGGCAGTGGCAGTGGGCCACCAAATTCAAACCGGCGTCCATTCCTCATGACCACTACCACGATGTTTACGAGTACCACTCGAGTATGCCGATTGCCCCGGAAGTCCAAGCGCGATTCATTCTCAGGGATGAGATTGTGTTGGCTCAGACACCAAGCTGGAGCTGA